A portion of the Cryptomeria japonica chromosome 5, Sugi_1.0, whole genome shotgun sequence genome contains these proteins:
- the LOC131075557 gene encoding UDP-glycosyltransferase 74E1-like produces the protein MDSLIQIRTVSPLVPSAFLDGNNPHDQYLGTHLWKAAYCIDWLNTKEASTVVYISFGSLAVLSKEQIIEIALGLKASRHSFLWVIHPDQSKEENNNINDFLEGFLEETMDQGLDVSWCPQMAVLNHPSMGMFLTHCGWNSTLESLSSGLPVITISHWSDQTTNSKYIEEVWKTGIRLNKAKHGPVGRDEVEKSIKTIMESEGGLEFRKNALQWKTLEKKAMVKVGSSDKNIDCFVHEFIARKSLA, from the coding sequence ATGGATTCCCTCATTCAAATAAGAACAGTAAGCCCTCTTGTTCCCTCGGCTTTCCTAGATGGAAACAATCCACATGACCAATACTTAGGCACACATCTTTGGAAAGCAGCATACTGTATAGATTGGCTCAATACAAAGGAAGCCTCCACTGTTGTATATATTTCCTTTGGTAGTTTAGCTGTCCTTTCCAAAGAGCAGATCATAGAAATAGCCCTTGGGTTGAAAGCTAGTCGACATTCTTTTTTGTGGGTGATTCATCCCGATCAAagcaaagaagaaaataacaacATAAATGATTTTCTAGAGGGTTTTCTTGAGGAAACTATGGACCAAGGGCTAGATGTGTCATGGTGTCCTCAGATGGCAGTGCTTAATCATCCTTCTATGGGAATGTTTCTTACACATTGTGGATGGAATTCTACGTTAGAGAGCCTCAGCTCGGGGTTACCTGTCATAACTATTTCTCACTGGAGTGATCAAACAACTAATTCTAAGTATATTGAAGAGGTGTGGAAGACTGGGATAAGATTGAATAAAGCAAAACATGGGCCAGTTGGGAGGGACGAAGTGGAGAAATCTATAAAGACAATTATGGAAAGTGAAGGTGGTCTAGAATTTAGGAAGAATGCTTTGCAATGGAAAACATTAGAAAAGAAAGCAATGGTGAAAGTTGGATCTTCTGATAAGAATATTGATTGTTTTGTTCATGAATTCATTGCTAGAAAATCACTGGCTTGA
- the LOC131075558 gene encoding L-type lectin-domain containing receptor kinase SIT2-like has product MVVLSSVLVYSSGPTLLPGKAPTVNLSDLPSLIRKKQTTRCVGFMVSVTAASLVLFFVAVFFALVKVKEIKERDLIEEWELEFWPHRIPYEELKAATQNFSDDQLVGLGGFGRVYKGILSRSGVEVAVKCITRDSTAGMKEFISEISSVGRLQHRNLVQLRGWCRKSKQLFIVYDYMPNGSLEKLIFLNPEAKTEVLCWERRYAILKGIATGLLYLHEQWERRVVHRDVKSSNVLLDSELNAKLGDFGLARLYGHSQNPQTTPVVGTVGYIAPEVTYTGKVTPSSDVFSFGVVLLEVACSRRPIDIAKDSEQIVMLDWVKDLYRNGKILHAADPNLHGLYDVEEMERVLKLGLFCSHPQPEKRLGIRTVLQILEGETPFPTHQALSISYDVSYLDYATGVVHATTSTSHPTTSTSHGFGTDSDPDNFSVVWLHY; this is encoded by the exons ATGGTTGTTTTATCTTCTGTGCTGGTATATTCATCTGGGCCTACACTTCTACCAGGTAAAGCCCCGACCGTAAATCTGTCGGATCTCCCTTCATTGATCAGAAAAAAGCAGACAACTAGATGCGTAGGCTTTATGGTTAGTGTAACTGCAGCATCTCTGGTTTTGTTCTTTGTTGCCGTTTTCTTTGCATTAGTTAAagtgaaagaaataaaagagagggatttgattgaagaatggGAGCTAGAGTTTTGGCCTCACAGAATTCCCTACGAAGAGCTAAAAGCTGCCACACAAAACTTCAGTGATGACCAGCTGGTGGGCCTCGGAGGTTTTGGACGGGTTTACAAGGGCATTCTATCCAGAAGCGGCGTTGAAGTTGCAGTGAAATGCATCACAAGGGACTCCACTGCCGGAATGAAGGAATTTATTTCAGAAATTTCCAGCGTGGGTCGTCTCCAGCACAGAAACCTTGTTCAATTGCGGGGCTGGTGCAGGAAAAGCAAACAGTTGTTTATTGTTTATGACTACATGCCAAACGGAAGCCTGGAAAAATTGATATTCCTTAACCCAGAGGCAAAAACAGAAGTACTGTGTTGGGAACGAAGATATGCAATTCTGAAGGGCATCGCTACAGGGTTGTTATATCTTCACGAGCAATGGGAACGGAGGGTGGTTCATAGAGACGTGAAATCCAGTAATGTGTTGCTCGATTCAGAGCTTAATGCAAAACTTGGAGACTTTGGGCTTGCTCGTTTATACGGCCATAGTCAAAATCCCCAGACAACTCCAGTCGTGGGGACTGTTGGTTATATCGCTCCCGAAGTCACATACACAGGGAAAGTTACTCCAAGCTCCGATGTATTCAGTTTTGGCGTTGTTTTACTGGAAGTTGCATGTAGCAGGAGGCCCATAGATATAGCCAAGGATAGTGAGCAGATTGTTATGTTGGATTGGGTGAAGGATCTATATCGAAATGGAAAAATCTTGCATGCAGCTGACCCAAATCTTCATGGCTTGTATGATGTAGAAGAAATGGAAAGAGTACTGAAGTTGGGATTGTTTTGCTCTCATCCTCAACCAGAGAAAAGACTTGGCATTAGAACAGTACTGCAAATACTGGAGGGCGAAACTCCATTTCCCACTCATCAAGCTCTTTCGATTTCTTACGATGTGAGTTACTTAGATTATGCCACTGGTGTTGTTCATGCAACCACTTCAACAAGTCATCCAACCACTtcaacaagccatggttttgggaCTGATTCTGATCCTGAT AATTTCTCTGTTGTCTGGCTCCACTACTGA